The following is a genomic window from Amphiura filiformis chromosome 4, Afil_fr2py, whole genome shotgun sequence.
AACAAAACACATGTGTTTGTGTTTATATCTGCTCTAGCTCGCCGGCCTTGTACAGTTTTAAGTTGAGACCAACAGGCGGCAGCTATGAGTGGGTATGCTGTTATAATCTGTGAAATATCCGTGAAAGGGTGAAATATCTGTGAAATTATTATAGGCAAGTTGGATTACAGATTTTACAAGGATTTTTCAACCGATCAGTGATTTTACAAGGAAAAGTGTCTCCTAGTGTCTGTTTCTACGACTGGATGAATCATAATATACATCAACACTCATTTTGGAAATTTCCGtaattttccttcatttaattggatttccaggcttttttttcaagtgacattggcaactggaattccagtcgttttcagaaatcCAGACATTTAAATTCTTAATTGTGACCTGGCAATGAAactctttttacaatatttacattggggTGGTTTCTTGTTGGTATGAATCCTGCTTTCATGTATAGTCTTGTGACTTGAATTTGAGAAACACTTTTCACAATATtaacattgatatggtttctctttggtgtgaatccttttgTGTCTATTCTTGTCTCAGGCATGTGAGacactcttttcacaatatttactttGGTAtgatttctctttggtgtgaatcctttcatgtctattcttGTCTCAGGCATGTGAGacactcttttcacaatatttactttGGTAtgatttctctttggtgtgaatcctttcatgtctagtcttgttaCTTACatctgagaaagtcttttcacaatatttgcaTTGGTATGGCTTTTCGTttttgtgaatcctttcatgtctagtcttgccTCCGGCAtgtaagaaagtcttttcacaatatttacattggtatgacttctctttggtgtggatccTTTCATGTTTAGTTTTGTATCCGGtctgtgagaaagtcttttcacaatatttacattggtatgattTTTCTTTAGTGTGAATCCTGTCATGTCTAATCTTTTCTCCGGCatgtgagaaagtcttttcagaatatttacattggtatgacTTCTCTGTgttgtgaatcctttcatgtctattattGTTGCttgcctgtgagaaactcttttcacaatgtTTACATTGGTATAACTTCTCTTTGGTGTAAAAtttttcatgtctagtcttgacACCAGcatgtgagaaactcttttcacagtgTTTACATTGGTATGATTTCTCTTTGGTGTTAATCCTTTTATGTACAGTATTGTTACTTGAATTTGAGAAagccttttcacaatatttacattggtatggtttctctttggtgtgaatcctttcatgtctagtcatGTTACCTAAATCTGAGAAAGTCTTTCCACAATATTTGCATTGATATGGCTTCTCTTTgctgtgaatcctttcatgtctagtcttgccTCCGGcatgtgagaaactcttttcacaatgcTTACATTGGTATAACGTCTCTTTAGTGTGAAaactttcatgtctagtcttgttgCCGAcatgtgagaaactcttttcacaatatttacattggtatggcttctctttggtgtgaatcctttcatgtctagtcttgtctCCGGTacttgagaaactcttttcacaatatttacattggtacgatttctctttggtgtgaagcctttcatgtctagtcttgttaCTTCCatctgagaaactcttttcacaatgtttacattggtatggctttTCTTTgctgtgaatcctttcatgtctagtcttatCTCCGACatgtgagaaagtcttttcacaatatttgcattggtatggcttctctttggtgtgaatcctttcatggctaGTCTTGCTTGTGGCttgtgagaaagtcttttcacaatatttacattggtatggtttctctttggtgtgaatcatttcatgtctGGTCTTGTTTCCGGCATGTGAGAAagtattttcacaatatttacattggaatggtttttctttggtgtgaatccattcatgtctagtcttgttaCTAAGAtatgagaaagtcttttcacaatatttacattggtatgacttctctttggtgtgaagcctttcatgtctagtcttgttaCCGACatctgagaaagtcttttcacaatatttacattggtatagtttctctttggtgtgaattctttcATGTTTAGTCTTATTACCTGTATCTGAGAAAGTctttttgcaatatttacattcgTATGGCTTCTCtgtggtgtgaatcctttcatatgTTTTCTGTGCACTTGGGTAGGAGAGACTCTTGTTGCAATGTTTATATTGGTATGGGTTCACAGTAcaaatccttttctgtatagtctGTGCTCTGTACCTATACCTGTTTAATTTTGCTCCATGTCTTCTGACATGTTTCACATAATATGTCAAATCACTGTACAACCGTGTGCAGTAGATACATCTGTATGGTTGAAAACTGTTTGCATAATTTGAATCTGAAAGCTGTACCTGATATGTCCTGCCCTGTAAATGCTGAAATTGGCGTCTACTCCTCATGGCTCTGAAATGactgaaaaaaaagaagcttttttAAGAACTGTTTTGCAAGTTATTGCATGAATATGAAGCTACTTAAAGGGATGTCGCATTGGAGTTGTACAAATCGGTAACCCATTGACCCCACATAAAAGTCAAGTTTGAGGATATATCACTTTGGCATGTTAAAGGATACTACTAGCAACGTGTAAAAACATAAACAAGCTGTATAAACTTTTATTGATATAATATAAAACGAAGTGTGACTTTGTGAATGTTAAGGATACAGAGGACCCTGTATGTGGATCGTGATACACTTTATAGGCCTAAAGGTCTTTTCCCCTAGATAtgaattttgccaaatttggcccAGATGTCAAAACAAAGGGCCACTCGTTTCTCAAGAACTATATAGGTACGTGACATCCAAaggtagggatgttcataaaattttgaagttcaatatttttagctgaaagttcttcatttgaaagagaatcaaattacctaaacaataaggggtcaatcatgtttctagtgcatatacttttgaagttacagacaaaaatagtgtcaccaaattgtccaaaattttgtgtgtaaaattgtgacagcaggcacatgtacaatgtactgtatgtgaccccagatgacctcctattctttactgtaagaaagctgttttggatggtcttgatttacacacaaattgcttttgcgctttaacaAGTGttgacttggtggaacatagattgcactatgtgatagtttatgaatcaacatcacttaggtttttgttgtcaaaattaatttttagtgattttttccattgagccccacagtaaagccattttggaccgtacatgcacattctacttccctatggacgaatagcgccacctatagtgtgtgatgtgagcttgCCTACCAAAGGTTAAATATTATAGCCCCCCTTGGCCCTTTGTTTCAACATTTGCGACTCTCTGCCTCAGGGcctaaaatgttaaaacaaagtaaTTTAAAGCAAATATAACATTCATAGTTCTGACTTGGTACACCCATAACACTTTATAGGCAGTGTACCTTTATTCGAGTATCTGAGCCTCATATAAATGTCAAATATGGGCTACTGGGCCCAATTGTTAAAACAAAGGCCTAGCCACTTCTTAACCAATAAAGCCGCTTCACGAAActgtgttggtatactgatagcctcCAAGTGTAAATCATTGACGGgtactaaggggtggtgcaatgattatgtgtacccctggggggtgaattctcaaaatggtctgccaaaaatgcttgccccctttggccatgccaaaaatctttgcccccctttcgatgtgctgaaaaacctttgcccccccttttaaCGTACCAAAaacccttaaattgtcttatcatataggcTCCTAatgcaagcgcagcgagcaggaaattttgcatatttgaatgtgttcctaacgttttcctatgcctttttagggcgtaaggccaatggaactcgattattagtttccgattggatgtttgaaaaaaaggacgaggtcgctatttcattattcggtctcttttcattatccattatgtcaacaaaatcaatgattttatgaacagctttctccaaatttaggttccccaccagtaccaaagtatatattgttgatgaaagaccatctcaaaaccggtattaatgcttagatcatctttacagacagattgagaaaagatttgaattgttgtcattaaaatgaaaagaaatttgcaatttttgtagtcactagaaacatgaggtaatccttaaatttccattatttactacatcctcttcccctacaactaagaaaaacggctgattatgatcagcaggggatgtcagacattttgagagtttcaattttgattatttccatttcaattttcagataattcacttttttatgaaaataatgaaagttttggtcaaatcgaaaaagtgatgcgggcggtcaataggaaactaacaatcgagttccattagcctaatgtagaaacggtacccaaaatatctgtgccaaaattgcttgccccccctttcgacctgccaaaatcacttgaccccccttttgacctgccaaaaatgcttgccccccccttggcctgccaaaaatctttgccccctataattcacccccgtacacataattattgcaccacccctaagggcCCTACATAGGCCTATTCGTGCGGATATGCTGTTATATTAAAATGCTCCAATCCATCAGCTTCGCCCCTAGACCCCTGCCGTGGCCTCAATCTCACCATACCAAGGGCTCTAATGTGGGCCCGGGTCCCGACAGTAGGCCTCACGGCTTCGCGCCACGGTACGCACGCTGCACGCGCATTTGAACCACACCCCTTATTTGCCCGAAATTtttgacgagcatgaatacccgcggatgcacaaAGTGCGGGGCCggggattcgctgaagcatgacaccgtgtaaagcaatggacgttcagaagtaaacacagccgatcacaacaggcgattgcatcaaaaat
Proteins encoded in this region:
- the LOC140150675 gene encoding uncharacterized protein, with product MRSRRQFQHLQGRTYQVQLSDSNYANSFQPYRCIYCTRLYSDLTYYVKHVRRHGAKLNRYRYRAQTIQKRICTVNPYQYKHCNKSLSYPSAQKTYERIHTTEKPYECKYCKKTFSDTGNKTKHERIHTKEKLYQCKYCEKTFSDVGNKTRHERLHTKEKSYQCKYCEKTFSYLSNKTRHEWIHTKEKPFQCKYCENTFSHAGNKTRHEMIHTKEKPYQCKYCEKTFSQATSKTSHERIHTKEKPYQCKYCEKTFSHVGDKTRHERIHSKEKPYQCKHCEKSFSDGSNKTRHERLHTKEKSYQCKYCEKSFSSTGDKTRHERIHTKEKPYQCKYCEKSFSHVGNKTRHESFHTKETLYQCKHCEKSFSHAGGKTRHERIHSKEKPYQCKYCGKTFSDLGNMTRHERIHTKEKPYQCKYCEKAFSNSSNNTVHKRINTKEKSYQCKHCEKSFSHAGVKTRHEKFYTKEKLYQCKHCEKSFSQASNNNRHERIHNTEKSYQCKYSEKTFSHAGEKIRHDRIHTKEKSYQCKYCEKTFSQTGYKTKHERIHTKEKSYQCKYCEKTFLHAGGKTRHERIHKNEKPYQCKYCEKTFSDVSNKTRHERIHTKEKSYQSKYCEKSVSHA